The genomic interval CCATGTTTTCTCACCCTTTTCTCTTTCTCCGATAATAAAAGATGCGATCAATTAAGATTCCGCCTATTGCAGAAATAAATGTTACAAGTATTGTAGGTCCAACAATACTTGTTGGCGAGGATGCACCATAGGTCATCATAATAGCAATAACTGTAGTTGGAATTAACGTGATACTAGAAGTATTTATGGCTAAAAAAGTAATCATTGACCGACTGGCTTTATCAGAATTACCATTGAGAGCTTTTAATTGTTCCATAGCTTTAATACCAAGAGGTGTTGCAGCATTTCCTAATCCGAACAGATTAGCCATCATATTTGAAAGCATATATCCCATTGCAGGGTGGTCTGGTGGTACTTCAGGAAAAAGTTTAGAAACAAAGGGCTTAAACATATAACTTAGCTTTTCTAATAACCCTGCTTTTTCAGCAATTTTCATTAATCCAAGCCAAAATACCAACACACTTATTAATCCAAATGAAATGGTTATTGCTTCTTTACCACCCTTAAATACTGCTTCATTCACCTGCTCCATTGTTCCATTAAACATAGCAAAGACGATGCCGATAACCGTTAAGAGTACCCAAATTAAATTAACCATGTTCATTTACCCCTGCCTGGGCAAAAAATAAACTTTTGAATAGCTCCCAAAATGAGCCTTTTGGTTTGACTGCTTTTCCATTTTCAAAATAGATTGGTAGATTCGCAATTTCATTTCCTTCTAGTTTGACAGACATTTGTCCAACAACGTCAGGTACATCTTCAGGATCTTTCCATTTTTTATTTGGAGTTAATAATGTGAGATGAATTTTCACATTGTTTTGTTCTTCCGCTGTTAATGGGTAGCGAAGATCTCGATCAATAAACACTTTATTTTCATAAAATTCATTTTTAACCTTTTCTAACTGACCTTGGTTCTTTATCTTTACTAAATCATAGTTATTGTAAGCATAATTGTGTAGATTGATATGATCCTTCCAATCATTAGGATCATTTAAGGTAACAGCAATTGTATCAAAATCATCTTTCGAAGCTGTAGAAACTAATGTACGCTTTGCTCTAGTTGTAAAACCTGTTTTTCCACCAGTGCTGTATTCATAGAGGCTTGTTAAGAGTTTATTTTTGTTATGCCATACTCTGTCCCATTTTTCATTAGGATTAGGTGCTCTATGCACTTCTGTTCCGGATATTTTTTGATATGTTTCATTTTTCATCGCATATTGCGTTAAGATTGCCATATCATATGCAGTTGAAAAATGATTTTCATGGTCATCAAGTCCATGAGGATTTGCAAATACAGTATTTGTCATACCGATCTCAGCTGCTTTTTGATTCATCATGACAACAAATCCTTCGAGACTCCCGCCTACGTGTTCTGCAATAGCTACAGCAGCATCATTTCCTGAACGTAGCATAAGGCCATATACTAAATCTTCCAATTTTATTTTTTCACCTTTTTGCAGATAAATAGCTGACCCTTCTGCTTTAAGAGCCCTATCACTTACTTTTACCATATCATCTAGTTTTCCTGATTCGATGGCTAGTATCGCGGTCATAATCTTGGTGATACTTGCAATTCTCATTTTTGTACGAGCATTTTTTTCATAAAGTATTCGTCCAGACTCTTGCTCTATTAATATCGCAGCTTTGGCACTTACACCAATTGCAGATGAGTGATGCGGAAAAATAGTAAAAAGCAAAAAAATGATGATAAATCCTGTTGCTACTTTCTTTATTTGCGACATATAGCATCCACGTCCCCTTACTTGTTTTGTACAAGTTTATGCAAGTGGACAAAGCTTATGAATGGTATTTTCAAAAAATACATGAAGTCTTTGATGATCATTCGATAAATCAGTAGGAATTAGTACGTAAAAAGGCTGATCCTTGGTCTTTTCACATCGCACAACATTCATGTGAAAAGTTCCATCGGGTCAGCCGGGGATTGTTATCATTACTCAATATTTTCTAACGTTTCATTAAATTTTTCAAAAAATAGATCTGCTTCTTCCTGCTCGTCCTCCTCTTTTGCCTTTTCTGGAAGAGGTGGAAGTTCATGAATGCTTTTCAGGCCAAAATATTCAAGAAACTCCTTCGTTGTTCCATAAAGAATGGCTCTTCCAGTACCTTCAGCTCTACCTACTTCTTTGATAAGGATTTTTGAAACAAGTGTGTGAATTGGCCTTTCTGTCTTCACTCCACGTATTTCTTCAATTTCTGCTCTTGTAATTGGTTGTCGATATGCAACAATGGCCAATGTTTCAAGTGCTGCTTGAGAAAGGGAAGTATTTCCTGGAACTTCGACAAGCTTCTTTAAATAAATAGCATGTTCTTTTTTCGTTGTAAGTTGATATTGTCCAGCAACCTCAACTAATTCAATACCACGGTCTTTTTCTTTGTAGTTTTGTGAAAGCTCTTCTATAATATCAATAACTTCTTGATTCTCTAGATCTAACACATTTGCAAGTTGATGTAAAGACAAGCCCTCATCACCTGCAGCAAATAAAAGAGCTTCAACAATCGCCTTCCATTCAATGATGCCTAAGGACATGATGCTACTCACTCCCAATAATATAAATATCTGCAAAATTATTTTCTTGTTCAATTAGAATCGAATGTGTTTTCATTAGCTCTAATATCGCTAAAAATGTTACGACTAAATGATTTTTACTGTTTGATGGAAATAAATCAACAAACTTTCGTCTACCAGGATGCAGTCGTAAATCCTCTAAGATTTCATTCATTCTTTTTTTGATTGGTATTTCTTGACGAGCAATTTTTGTTTGTACAGGTTTCTGTATCTTTTTTCTTCGTAACATCTTTTGAAATGCCCCAAGCATGTCGTATAATGTGACGTTTAATGAATCGATTTGATTATCTGCCTGTAATGCATATTCACTTAAATCACTTGGTGCTTTTGTATAAACTTGTAATCGATCCTCTTCTAATACTCTTAAATCTTGTGCTGCTTCTTTATATCTTCTGTACTCAATTAATCTACGCATTAATTCTTCCCGTGGATCTTCTTCTATCTCTTCACCAAAGGCATCTTCAATGAACTCCTCCTCTTGTTTTGGAAGAAGCATTCTGCTT from Metabacillus sediminilitoris carries:
- a CDS encoding segregation/condensation protein A is translated as MVGFSLQYHVKIDVFEGPLDLLLHLINRLEIDIYDIPVSEITEQYMLYIHTMKVLQLDIASEYLVMAATLLSIKSRMLLPKQEEEFIEDAFGEEIEEDPREELMRRLIEYRRYKEAAQDLRVLEEDRLQVYTKAPSDLSEYALQADNQIDSLNVTLYDMLGAFQKMLRRKKIQKPVQTKIARQEIPIKKRMNEILEDLRLHPGRRKFVDLFPSNSKNHLVVTFLAILELMKTHSILIEQENNFADIYIIGSE
- the scpB gene encoding SMC-Scp complex subunit ScpB; this encodes MSLGIIEWKAIVEALLFAAGDEGLSLHQLANVLDLENQEVIDIIEELSQNYKEKDRGIELVEVAGQYQLTTKKEHAIYLKKLVEVPGNTSLSQAALETLAIVAYRQPITRAEIEEIRGVKTERPIHTLVSKILIKEVGRAEGTGRAILYGTTKEFLEYFGLKSIHELPPLPEKAKEEDEQEEADLFFEKFNETLENIE
- a CDS encoding nucleoside recognition domain-containing protein, with amino-acid sequence MVNLIWVLLTVIGIVFAMFNGTMEQVNEAVFKGGKEAITISFGLISVLVFWLGLMKIAEKAGLLEKLSYMFKPFVSKLFPEVPPDHPAMGYMLSNMMANLFGLGNAATPLGIKAMEQLKALNGNSDKASRSMITFLAINTSSITLIPTTVIAIMMTYGASSPTSIVGPTILVTFISAIGGILIDRIFYYRRKRKG
- a CDS encoding D-alanyl-D-alanine carboxypeptidase family protein; the protein is MSQIKKVATGFIIIFLLFTIFPHHSSAIGVSAKAAILIEQESGRILYEKNARTKMRIASITKIMTAILAIESGKLDDMVKVSDRALKAEGSAIYLQKGEKIKLEDLVYGLMLRSGNDAAVAIAEHVGGSLEGFVVMMNQKAAEIGMTNTVFANPHGLDDHENHFSTAYDMAILTQYAMKNETYQKISGTEVHRAPNPNEKWDRVWHNKNKLLTSLYEYSTGGKTGFTTRAKRTLVSTASKDDFDTIAVTLNDPNDWKDHINLHNYAYNNYDLVKIKNQGQLEKVKNEFYENKVFIDRDLRYPLTAEEQNNVKIHLTLLTPNKKWKDPEDVPDVVGQMSVKLEGNEIANLPIYFENGKAVKPKGSFWELFKSLFFAQAGVNEHG